The proteins below come from a single Ictidomys tridecemlineatus isolate mIctTri1 chromosome 8, mIctTri1.hap1, whole genome shotgun sequence genomic window:
- the Kiaa1586 gene encoding E3 SUMO-protein ligase KIAA1586 homolog isoform X1 codes for MGDPGSEIIESAPPAGPEASESTTDENEDDIQFVSEGLSRPVLEYIDLVCGDDEESNMHHSDVLFPKMPKRQGDILHFLNVKKAKTDTESNDRNKNHCGLSKSKEPNLECIEQPIIEQKPSCSSKEEIDNLMLPDCWNEKQAFMFTEQYKWLEIKEGKLGCKDCSTVRHLGSKAEKHVHVSKEWISYLVTPNGSNKTTRQASLRKKIREHDISKAHGKIQDLLKESVNDSVSNILPKQNNKNIDATVKVFNTVYSLVKHNRPLSDIEGAIELQEKNGEVNCLNTRYSATRIAEHIAKEMKMKIFKNIIEEKAKICIIIDEASTVSKKSTLVIYLQCAIQSAPAPVTLFVALKELLSTTAEYILNTLLTTLNDYGFTNEYLKANLIAFCSDGANLILGRKSGIGTKLLEKFPEIIMWNCLNHRLQLSLDDSVSEIKQVNHFKIFLDKIYSLYHQSNTNQTKLLGSVAKDLEIEIIKIGRVMGARWAACSLQAATAVWRAYPVLYMHFSNSYSGLAERLANTNFLQDLALMIDILEEFSLLSTALQSRSTNIQKAQKLIKRTIRSLENLKIDTGKYESKVEDLIKSEKFRDIPFSKNNKFNALPRNMLLENIIQHMNLRLFSDRNHDESIFNYFDLLEPSTWPYEEMTLPWTAGEKKLSHLCEILKYKIDLNDFQEFINNNIKSDNVSIPTTIQKAKKIVSTIAVNNAEAERGFSLMNIICTRVRNSLTIDHISDLMTINLLGKELADWDATPFVKSWSNCNHRLATDTRVRQKSTKVFYEN; via the exons ATGGGAGACCCAGGGTCGGAG ATAATAGAATCTGCCCCTCCAGCTGGGCCTGAGGCATCTGAATCAACAACGGATGAAAACGAAGATGACATTCAGTTTGTTAGT GAAGGACTGTCGAGACCTGTTCTTGAATACATTGATCTGGTTTGTGGTGATGATGAAGAGTCTAACATGCACCATAGTGAT gttCTATTCCCTAAAATGCCAAAACGACAGGGTGACATCTTGCactttttaaatgtgaagaaggctaaaacagacacagaaagtaatgATAGGAACAAAAATCATTGTGGACTGTCTAAGTCAAAGGAACCAAATTTAGAATGTATTGAACAACCAATCATTGAACAAAAGCCATCATGTtcatcaaaggaagaaatagataaTCTTATGCTTCCAGATTGTTGGAATGAAAAACAAGCATTTATGTTTACAGAACAGTATAAGTGGCTTGAAATTAAAGAAGGTAAATTAGGATGTAAGGATTGTTCAACAGTTCGGCATTTGGGATCGAAAGCAGAAAAGCATGTCCATGTATCCAAGGAATGGATTTCATATTTAGTAACCCCTAATGGCAGTAATAAAACTACCAGACAAGCTTCTTTGCGGAAAAAAATTAGGGAGCATGATATATCTAAAGCTCATGGTAAAATTCAAGATTTATTAAAGGAATCGGTTAATGATTCAGTTTCTAATATATTGcctaaacaaaataataaaaatattgatgctACTGTAAAAGTTTTCAATACTGTTTACAGTTTAGTAAAACATAATAGACCTTTATCTGATATTGAAGGGGCAATAGAATTACAGGAGAAAAATGGAGAGGTCAATTGTTTAAATACCCGCTACAGTGCAACAAGAATAGCAGAACATAttgcaaaagaaatgaagatgaaGATATTTAAGAATATCATTGAAGAGAAAGCCAAAATCTGTATCATAATTGATGAGGCATCTACAGTTTCAAAGAAAAGCACCCTTGTGATTTATCTCCAGTGCGCAATTCAGTCAGCTCCTGCACCTGTTACATTATTTGTTGCTTTAAAAGAATTACTATCAACCACAGCAGagtacattttaaatacattattgACTACTTTAAATGATTATGGCTttacaaatgaatatttgaaagCAAATTTAATTGCATTTTGTTCTGATGGTGCTAACCTGATTCTGGGAAGAAAGTCTGGTATAGGTACAAAATTGTTAGAAAAATTTCCTGAAATCATTATGTGGAACTGTTTAAACCATCGATTGCAATTGTCACTTGATGATTCAGTATCTGAAATAAAACAAGTTAATCATTTTAAGATATTTCTTgataaaatttattctctttatcaTCAATCTAATACAAATCAAACCAAGCTATTAGGATCTGTAGCTAAAGACCTTgaaattgaaattattaaaattggtCGGGTAATGGGAGCAAGATGGGCTGCATGTAGTTTACAAGCTGCTACTGCTGTATGGCGTGCATATCCTgtattatatatgcatttttctaattcttattcTGGTTTGGCAGAGAGGTTAGCTAATACTAATTTTTTACAAGACCTTGCTTTGATGATTGACATTCTTGAAGAATTTTCCCTGCTTTCAACTGCATTACAGTCAAGATCAACTAATATTCAGAAAGCACAAAAATTGATCAAACGAACCATAAGAtctttggaaaatttaaaaattgatactgGAAAATATGAATCAAAGGTTGAAGATTTGATTAAGTCAGAGAAGTTTAGAGATATTCCATTTAGtaagaataataaatttaatgCTCTTCCTAGGAATATGTTGCTAGAAAATATAATTCAACACATGAACTTACGCCTTTTTTCTGATAGAAACCATgatgaaagtatttttaattattttgatttgcTAGAACCTTCCACATGGCCTTATGAAGAAATGACTTTACCATGGACAGctggtgaaaaaaaattatctcatttgtgtgaaattttaaaatacaaaattgatttGAATGATTTTCaggaatttataaataataatataaaatcagaTAATGTTTCAATTCCTACAACTATACAAAAAGCTAAGAAGATAGTTAGCACCATCGCAGTCAATAATGCTGAAGCTGAAAGAGGTTTCAGTTTGATGAATATAATTTGTACAAGGGTGAGAAATAGTTTAACAATAGATCACATATCTGATTTAATGACAATAAATTTATTGGGGAAGGAATTAGCAGATTGGGATGCAACTCCATTTGTAAAATCTTGGTCAAATTGCAACCATAGATTGGCCACAGATACAAGAGTTCggcaaaaatcaacaaaagtcTTCTATGAGAATTAG
- the Kiaa1586 gene encoding E3 SUMO-protein ligase KIAA1586 homolog isoform X3 has protein sequence MEPGPHACQEGLSRPVLEYIDLVCGDDEESNMHHSDVLFPKMPKRQGDILHFLNVKKAKTDTESNDRNKNHCGLSKSKEPNLECIEQPIIEQKPSCSSKEEIDNLMLPDCWNEKQAFMFTEQYKWLEIKEGKLGCKDCSTVRHLGSKAEKHVHVSKEWISYLVTPNGSNKTTRQASLRKKIREHDISKAHGKIQDLLKESVNDSVSNILPKQNNKNIDATVKVFNTVYSLVKHNRPLSDIEGAIELQEKNGEVNCLNTRYSATRIAEHIAKEMKMKIFKNIIEEKAKICIIIDEASTVSKKSTLVIYLQCAIQSAPAPVTLFVALKELLSTTAEYILNTLLTTLNDYGFTNEYLKANLIAFCSDGANLILGRKSGIGTKLLEKFPEIIMWNCLNHRLQLSLDDSVSEIKQVNHFKIFLDKIYSLYHQSNTNQTKLLGSVAKDLEIEIIKIGRVMGARWAACSLQAATAVWRAYPVLYMHFSNSYSGLAERLANTNFLQDLALMIDILEEFSLLSTALQSRSTNIQKAQKLIKRTIRSLENLKIDTGKYESKVEDLIKSEKFRDIPFSKNNKFNALPRNMLLENIIQHMNLRLFSDRNHDESIFNYFDLLEPSTWPYEEMTLPWTAGEKKLSHLCEILKYKIDLNDFQEFINNNIKSDNVSIPTTIQKAKKIVSTIAVNNAEAERGFSLMNIICTRVRNSLTIDHISDLMTINLLGKELADWDATPFVKSWSNCNHRLATDTRVRQKSTKVFYEN, from the exons atggaacccgggccgcacgcatgccag GAAGGACTGTCGAGACCTGTTCTTGAATACATTGATCTGGTTTGTGGTGATGATGAAGAGTCTAACATGCACCATAGTGAT gttCTATTCCCTAAAATGCCAAAACGACAGGGTGACATCTTGCactttttaaatgtgaagaaggctaaaacagacacagaaagtaatgATAGGAACAAAAATCATTGTGGACTGTCTAAGTCAAAGGAACCAAATTTAGAATGTATTGAACAACCAATCATTGAACAAAAGCCATCATGTtcatcaaaggaagaaatagataaTCTTATGCTTCCAGATTGTTGGAATGAAAAACAAGCATTTATGTTTACAGAACAGTATAAGTGGCTTGAAATTAAAGAAGGTAAATTAGGATGTAAGGATTGTTCAACAGTTCGGCATTTGGGATCGAAAGCAGAAAAGCATGTCCATGTATCCAAGGAATGGATTTCATATTTAGTAACCCCTAATGGCAGTAATAAAACTACCAGACAAGCTTCTTTGCGGAAAAAAATTAGGGAGCATGATATATCTAAAGCTCATGGTAAAATTCAAGATTTATTAAAGGAATCGGTTAATGATTCAGTTTCTAATATATTGcctaaacaaaataataaaaatattgatgctACTGTAAAAGTTTTCAATACTGTTTACAGTTTAGTAAAACATAATAGACCTTTATCTGATATTGAAGGGGCAATAGAATTACAGGAGAAAAATGGAGAGGTCAATTGTTTAAATACCCGCTACAGTGCAACAAGAATAGCAGAACATAttgcaaaagaaatgaagatgaaGATATTTAAGAATATCATTGAAGAGAAAGCCAAAATCTGTATCATAATTGATGAGGCATCTACAGTTTCAAAGAAAAGCACCCTTGTGATTTATCTCCAGTGCGCAATTCAGTCAGCTCCTGCACCTGTTACATTATTTGTTGCTTTAAAAGAATTACTATCAACCACAGCAGagtacattttaaatacattattgACTACTTTAAATGATTATGGCTttacaaatgaatatttgaaagCAAATTTAATTGCATTTTGTTCTGATGGTGCTAACCTGATTCTGGGAAGAAAGTCTGGTATAGGTACAAAATTGTTAGAAAAATTTCCTGAAATCATTATGTGGAACTGTTTAAACCATCGATTGCAATTGTCACTTGATGATTCAGTATCTGAAATAAAACAAGTTAATCATTTTAAGATATTTCTTgataaaatttattctctttatcaTCAATCTAATACAAATCAAACCAAGCTATTAGGATCTGTAGCTAAAGACCTTgaaattgaaattattaaaattggtCGGGTAATGGGAGCAAGATGGGCTGCATGTAGTTTACAAGCTGCTACTGCTGTATGGCGTGCATATCCTgtattatatatgcatttttctaattcttattcTGGTTTGGCAGAGAGGTTAGCTAATACTAATTTTTTACAAGACCTTGCTTTGATGATTGACATTCTTGAAGAATTTTCCCTGCTTTCAACTGCATTACAGTCAAGATCAACTAATATTCAGAAAGCACAAAAATTGATCAAACGAACCATAAGAtctttggaaaatttaaaaattgatactgGAAAATATGAATCAAAGGTTGAAGATTTGATTAAGTCAGAGAAGTTTAGAGATATTCCATTTAGtaagaataataaatttaatgCTCTTCCTAGGAATATGTTGCTAGAAAATATAATTCAACACATGAACTTACGCCTTTTTTCTGATAGAAACCATgatgaaagtatttttaattattttgatttgcTAGAACCTTCCACATGGCCTTATGAAGAAATGACTTTACCATGGACAGctggtgaaaaaaaattatctcatttgtgtgaaattttaaaatacaaaattgatttGAATGATTTTCaggaatttataaataataatataaaatcagaTAATGTTTCAATTCCTACAACTATACAAAAAGCTAAGAAGATAGTTAGCACCATCGCAGTCAATAATGCTGAAGCTGAAAGAGGTTTCAGTTTGATGAATATAATTTGTACAAGGGTGAGAAATAGTTTAACAATAGATCACATATCTGATTTAATGACAATAAATTTATTGGGGAAGGAATTAGCAGATTGGGATGCAACTCCATTTGTAAAATCTTGGTCAAATTGCAACCATAGATTGGCCACAGATACAAGAGTTCggcaaaaatcaacaaaagtcTTCTATGAGAATTAG
- the Kiaa1586 gene encoding E3 SUMO-protein ligase KIAA1586 homolog isoform X2, whose translation MNIKVLFPKMPKRQGDILHFLNVKKAKTDTESNDRNKNHCGLSKSKEPNLECIEQPIIEQKPSCSSKEEIDNLMLPDCWNEKQAFMFTEQYKWLEIKEGKLGCKDCSTVRHLGSKAEKHVHVSKEWISYLVTPNGSNKTTRQASLRKKIREHDISKAHGKIQDLLKESVNDSVSNILPKQNNKNIDATVKVFNTVYSLVKHNRPLSDIEGAIELQEKNGEVNCLNTRYSATRIAEHIAKEMKMKIFKNIIEEKAKICIIIDEASTVSKKSTLVIYLQCAIQSAPAPVTLFVALKELLSTTAEYILNTLLTTLNDYGFTNEYLKANLIAFCSDGANLILGRKSGIGTKLLEKFPEIIMWNCLNHRLQLSLDDSVSEIKQVNHFKIFLDKIYSLYHQSNTNQTKLLGSVAKDLEIEIIKIGRVMGARWAACSLQAATAVWRAYPVLYMHFSNSYSGLAERLANTNFLQDLALMIDILEEFSLLSTALQSRSTNIQKAQKLIKRTIRSLENLKIDTGKYESKVEDLIKSEKFRDIPFSKNNKFNALPRNMLLENIIQHMNLRLFSDRNHDESIFNYFDLLEPSTWPYEEMTLPWTAGEKKLSHLCEILKYKIDLNDFQEFINNNIKSDNVSIPTTIQKAKKIVSTIAVNNAEAERGFSLMNIICTRVRNSLTIDHISDLMTINLLGKELADWDATPFVKSWSNCNHRLATDTRVRQKSTKVFYEN comes from the exons ATGAACATCAAG gttCTATTCCCTAAAATGCCAAAACGACAGGGTGACATCTTGCactttttaaatgtgaagaaggctaaaacagacacagaaagtaatgATAGGAACAAAAATCATTGTGGACTGTCTAAGTCAAAGGAACCAAATTTAGAATGTATTGAACAACCAATCATTGAACAAAAGCCATCATGTtcatcaaaggaagaaatagataaTCTTATGCTTCCAGATTGTTGGAATGAAAAACAAGCATTTATGTTTACAGAACAGTATAAGTGGCTTGAAATTAAAGAAGGTAAATTAGGATGTAAGGATTGTTCAACAGTTCGGCATTTGGGATCGAAAGCAGAAAAGCATGTCCATGTATCCAAGGAATGGATTTCATATTTAGTAACCCCTAATGGCAGTAATAAAACTACCAGACAAGCTTCTTTGCGGAAAAAAATTAGGGAGCATGATATATCTAAAGCTCATGGTAAAATTCAAGATTTATTAAAGGAATCGGTTAATGATTCAGTTTCTAATATATTGcctaaacaaaataataaaaatattgatgctACTGTAAAAGTTTTCAATACTGTTTACAGTTTAGTAAAACATAATAGACCTTTATCTGATATTGAAGGGGCAATAGAATTACAGGAGAAAAATGGAGAGGTCAATTGTTTAAATACCCGCTACAGTGCAACAAGAATAGCAGAACATAttgcaaaagaaatgaagatgaaGATATTTAAGAATATCATTGAAGAGAAAGCCAAAATCTGTATCATAATTGATGAGGCATCTACAGTTTCAAAGAAAAGCACCCTTGTGATTTATCTCCAGTGCGCAATTCAGTCAGCTCCTGCACCTGTTACATTATTTGTTGCTTTAAAAGAATTACTATCAACCACAGCAGagtacattttaaatacattattgACTACTTTAAATGATTATGGCTttacaaatgaatatttgaaagCAAATTTAATTGCATTTTGTTCTGATGGTGCTAACCTGATTCTGGGAAGAAAGTCTGGTATAGGTACAAAATTGTTAGAAAAATTTCCTGAAATCATTATGTGGAACTGTTTAAACCATCGATTGCAATTGTCACTTGATGATTCAGTATCTGAAATAAAACAAGTTAATCATTTTAAGATATTTCTTgataaaatttattctctttatcaTCAATCTAATACAAATCAAACCAAGCTATTAGGATCTGTAGCTAAAGACCTTgaaattgaaattattaaaattggtCGGGTAATGGGAGCAAGATGGGCTGCATGTAGTTTACAAGCTGCTACTGCTGTATGGCGTGCATATCCTgtattatatatgcatttttctaattcttattcTGGTTTGGCAGAGAGGTTAGCTAATACTAATTTTTTACAAGACCTTGCTTTGATGATTGACATTCTTGAAGAATTTTCCCTGCTTTCAACTGCATTACAGTCAAGATCAACTAATATTCAGAAAGCACAAAAATTGATCAAACGAACCATAAGAtctttggaaaatttaaaaattgatactgGAAAATATGAATCAAAGGTTGAAGATTTGATTAAGTCAGAGAAGTTTAGAGATATTCCATTTAGtaagaataataaatttaatgCTCTTCCTAGGAATATGTTGCTAGAAAATATAATTCAACACATGAACTTACGCCTTTTTTCTGATAGAAACCATgatgaaagtatttttaattattttgatttgcTAGAACCTTCCACATGGCCTTATGAAGAAATGACTTTACCATGGACAGctggtgaaaaaaaattatctcatttgtgtgaaattttaaaatacaaaattgatttGAATGATTTTCaggaatttataaataataatataaaatcagaTAATGTTTCAATTCCTACAACTATACAAAAAGCTAAGAAGATAGTTAGCACCATCGCAGTCAATAATGCTGAAGCTGAAAGAGGTTTCAGTTTGATGAATATAATTTGTACAAGGGTGAGAAATAGTTTAACAATAGATCACATATCTGATTTAATGACAATAAATTTATTGGGGAAGGAATTAGCAGATTGGGATGCAACTCCATTTGTAAAATCTTGGTCAAATTGCAACCATAGATTGGCCACAGATACAAGAGTTCggcaaaaatcaacaaaagtcTTCTATGAGAATTAG